The window TTGCCCTCTGCCCTGTGAAGTCGTCTACGACGCCAAAGAGgtaattcttatatgaaacttttcTGATCCGTTACTTGTCTCTTCTCAAAGCTCTTGTGATATTGGTTTCAGTCTCATAATGTCAGCTTTGTTGTCCTGAGTTAGCAAATGACAAAGGCAATTGTAATAGTgcctaaattagtttttttttttttttaaattgccttATATAAATCAGTTAAGCAACTTGAGAGGGAATTGGAATACTGTTGCAATAGATGTTATCAACATATTGattctaaatacatttttaataatgattctACAACCGATTCCCTGTTGTCTCCATCAATCTACGCATCAGTTTCATTTCCAGAGGAATGCTACGGACGCCATCCTCATCTACATGAGAGGCGCGAAGGATTTCCAGACAGTCACGGCGGACCTGTCTCCCCGTGACCCCCAACAACCTTGGATCATGCTGACCTTCGAAGCGCCGTCTTACTCATACAACGTGCACAAAACCCGATTCGAGAACTATGATGGCCTTTTCAACCGCACGATGTTTTACCGCCGGGACTCAGACATCTTGTGGAGACACGGCTTCGTCGTCCCCAGGGAGGATACGCAATTCCTTCCAGCATCGTGGGTCATCCCTCCGCTGATGGAGGCAGTGAATCCCATGAGAAAGGTGGCAGTGGCCTTCATATCCAGCTGCGGAGTTCATTCAAAGCGTCTGCAGTACATCAGGAGAGTTCAGAAATACGCACAAGTCGACATCTACGGACGATGCGGGAATCTGTCATGTGGCCATTCGATGTACGTCCACCACATGTACAACACGTCGACTGACCCATGTCTGAAGGTCGCTGGCGAAAGTTACCTCTTCTACTTCGCCTTCGAGAACAATTTCTGCAACGAATACGTCACGGAGAAGGTCTACAATCTTATGCATTATCCCATTGTTCCAGTGGTTCGAGGCTCGGAGAATTACTCCTTGGTCCTTCCGCCGAATTCTT of the Macrobrachium rosenbergii isolate ZJJX-2024 chromosome 16, ASM4041242v1, whole genome shotgun sequence genome contains:
- the LOC136847000 gene encoding alpha-(1,3)-fucosyltransferase C-like gives rise to the protein MMELFRKKAMGKLVPQLTRFRSGPVPRVLLWSRPFEGNGFWDAVFSQVTKGDCPLPCEVVYDAKERNATDAILIYMRGAKDFQTVTADLSPRDPQQPWIMLTFEAPSYSYNVHKTRFENYDGLFNRTMFYRRDSDILWRHGFVVPREDTQFLPASWVIPPLMEAVNPMRKVAVAFISSCGVHSKRLQYIRRVQKYAQVDIYGRCGNLSCGHSMYVHHMYNTSTDPCLKVAGESYLFYFAFENNFCNEYVTEKVYNLMHYPIVPVVRGSENYSLVLPPNSYINANDYSPKELAERLLYLKHNPQEYEQYFEWKKYYQASTVGGVRIMCDLCSRLHDPEFYEHKVYADFQDWFVEKSFCMAGMELP